In Populus alba chromosome 1, ASM523922v2, whole genome shotgun sequence, a single window of DNA contains:
- the LOC118061208 gene encoding uncharacterized protein, translating into MAISNVHFTILAILAVIGILIPGNNVALGQECHGDFQGLITQCSKFVQIRGPQTDPSPDCCSTIKTLDVPCVCKQVTNDIEAVIDMAKVAHVAQYCGIPLAHGTKCGSFTIP; encoded by the exons ATGGCTATCTCGAATGTCCACTTTACGATCCTAGCCATCCTCGCGGTGATCGGAATTCTGATTCCGGGCAACAATGTAGCCCTTGGCCAAGAATGCCATGGTGACTTCCAAGGTTTAATAACACAATGTTCCAAGTTTGTTCAGATACGAGGGCCACAGACAGACCCATCTCCCGACTGCTGCAGCACAATCAAGACTCTCGATGTGCCTTGTGTGTGCAAGCAAGTCACTAATGACATTGAAGCTGTCATTGATATGGCAAAAGTTGCCCATGTTGCTCAATATTGTGGCATTCCACTCGCGCATGGCACCAAATGTGGAA GCTTCACCATTCCATGA
- the LOC118061209 gene encoding probable inactive purple acid phosphatase 27, whose translation MKPSTSSSSSSSVLSSFLVLLAFIPFSSSYLLPPSIIGSTVEHQNHTAISSFRVVNRRNLIQCPDPNPHLQINVSSENSPLSDDEYVNVTVSGVFHPSDGDWVAMISPSDSNVKSCPLNKIQYVQTGDISKLPLLCHYPVKAQYLSNDPSYLKCKKQECKKYNNTVCEVATCSGTISFHVINIRTDIEFVFFAGGFKTPCILTRSAPMKFSNPNQPLHGHVSSTDSTATSMRLTWVSGSEEPQEVQYGDGKTMTSTITTFSQDDMCTSALPSPAKDFGWHDPGFIHSAVMTGLRPSTAFSYRYGSDSIGWSDKIQFRTPPAGGSAELRFLAFGDMGKAPLDPSVEHYIQPGSLSVIKAMTDEAESGNVDSIFHIGDISYATGFLVEWDFFLHLISPLASRVSYMTAIGNHERDYINSGSVYKTPDSGGECGVAYETYFPMPTSAKDKPWYSIEQGPVHFTVISTEHDWTENSEQYKWMDQDMSSVDRSKTPWLIFAGHRPMYSSAGGFSTDDKFTKAVEPLLVQYKVDMVLFGHVHNYERTCSVHESNCLAMPSKDRNGFDTYDHTNFSAPMQAVIGMAGFSLDNFSQPGSWSLERISEFGYLRGHATMEDINLEFVNSNTRQVEDSFRITKG comes from the exons ATGAAACCCtcaacatcttcttcttcttcttcttcggttCTAAGTTCTTTCCTCGTTTTGCTAGCCTTCATTCCCTTTTCTTCCTCATACTTGCTGCCTCCGTCGATCATTGGATCAACTGTTGAGCACCAGAACCATACAGCAATATCGAGTTTTCGAGTGGTAAATAGAAGAAACTTAATTCAGTGTCCCGACCCCAACCCTCACCTCCAGATCAATGTTAGCTCAGAAAACAGCCCTTTATCAGACGATGAGTATGTCAATGTCACCGTCAGTGGAGTTTTTCATCCTTCGGATGGTGACTGGGTTGCCATGATATCACCCTCTGATTCCAA TGTCAAAAGTTGTCCTTTGAACAAAATTCAATACGTGCAGACTGGTGATATCAGTAAACTCCCTCTACTCTGTCATTATCCTGTGAAG GCACAATACTTGAGCAATGATCCAAGCTATCTGAAGTGCAAAAAGCAGGAATGCAAGAAATACAACAATACTGTTTGTGAAGTGGCAACTTGCAGTGGTACAATATCatttcatgtcatcaacatcaggACTGATATTGAATTCGTGTTCTTCGCTGGAGGTTTTAAAACACCTTGCATTCTTACAAGGTCTGCCCCCATGAAGTTTTCCAATCCAAACCAGCCATTACATGGACATGTTTCAAGCACAGATTCCACAGCAACGTCG ATGAGATTAACATGGGTTAGTGGGAGCGAAGAACCTCAAGAAGTACAGTATGGAGATGGAAAAACAATGACATCAACAATTACAACATTTTCACAAGATGATATGTGCA CTTCGGCTCTTCCGAGTCCTGCCAAGGACTTTGGGTGGCATGACCCTGGATTCATTCATTCAGCAGTCATGACAGGACTAAGACCTTCAACCGCATTCTCCTACAGATATGGAAG TGATTCAATTGGCTGGAGTGATAAAATCCAGTTTCGAACTCCACCTGCTGGCGGTTCTGCAGAACTAAGATTTCTTGCATTTGGTGATATGGGGAAGGCTCCTCTGGATCCCTCTGTCGAACACTACATTCAG CCAGGATCTCTCTCGGTGATCAAAGCCATGACAGACGAGGCAGAATCCGGAAATGTAGACTCCATTTTCCACATTGGAGATATAAGTTATGCAACAGGATTTTTAGTTGAatgggatttttttcttcaccttATAAGTCCTCTGGCTTCTCGAGTGTCTTACATGACCGCAATCGGAAACCACGAGAG AGATTACATAAATTCTGGATCTGTGTACAAAACTCCGGATTCGGGAGGAGAATGTGGAGTTGCTTATGAGACCTATTTTCCAATGCCAACCTCAGCAAAGGATAAACCATGGTACTCTATAGAACAAGGACCTGTTCACTTCACAGTCATCTCAACCGAGCATGACTGGACTGAAAATTCTGAGCAG TATAAATGGATGGATCAGGACATGTCTTCGGTTGATCGATCGAAAACTCCTTGGCTAATTTTTGCTGG ACACAGACCAATGTATTCCTCAGCTGGTGGATTTAGCACCGACGACAAATTTACAAAGGCTGTAGAACCATTGCTGGTGCAGTATAAG GTTGATATGGTTCTCTTCGGCCATGTTCACAATTACGAGAGAACATGTTCTGTTCATGAAAGCAATTGCCTGGCCATGCCTTCTAAAGATCGAAATGGTTTCGACACATACGACCACACCAATTTCAGTGCCCCAATGCAAGCAGTTATTGGTATGGCTGGCTTCAGTCTGGACAATTTCTCACAA CCCGGGAGCTGGAGTTTGGAAAGGATTTCTGAATTCGGGTATCTTAGAGGGCATGCAACAATGGAGGACATAAACTTAGAG TTCGTGAATTCAAATACTAGACAAGTTGAAGACAGCTTCCGCATCaccaaaggataa
- the LOC118061210 gene encoding scarecrow-like protein 3, producing MAGMAQEEGSSSVTSSPLQFFPWIPLSPGTGSPYPWLRELKSEDRGLCLIHLLLACANHVAAGSIENANIGLEQISHLASPDGDTMQRIAAYFTAGLADRILKGWPGLHKALNPKQASLISEEILVQRLFFELFPFLKLSYVITNQAIIEAMEGEKMVHIIDLNSFEPAQWINLLQTLSARPEGPPHLRITGIHEQKEVLEQMALRLTEEAEKLDIPFQFNPIVSKLENLDLENLRVKTGEALAVSSVLQLHTLLAMDDEMHRRNSPSGYKNPNSNHFQRVQINQNRRTLGDWLERDVVNAYSSSPDTALSPLSLAASPKMGSFLNALRSLSPKLMVITEQESNHNGFNLMERVTEALNFYAALFDCLESTVSRVSLERHKVEKMLFGEEIKNIIACEGTDRKERHEKLEKWILRLELTGFGIIPLSYHGRLQANRFLQSYGYDGYKIKEENGCLVICWQDRPLFSVSAWRFRR from the coding sequence ATGGCAGGAATGGCCCAAGAAGAAGGATCATCATCTGTAACTTCATCACCTCTTCAGTTCTTTCCGTGGATACCACTATCACCAGGGACGGGATCACCATACCCTTGGCTTAGGGAGCTGAAATCTGAAGACAGAGGTTTGTGTCTGATCCATCTTCTGCTTGCTTGCGCGAACCATGTAGCAGCTGGTAGTATTGAGAACGCAAATATTGGCCTTGAGCAAATCTCCCATCTTGCCTCTCCTGATGGTGATACAATGCAGCGGATTGCTGCGTACTTCACCGCAGGACTTGCTGATCGCATTCTTAAAGGATGGCCGGGTTTGCACAAAGCTCTCAATCCAAAACAAGCATCTTTGATATCTGAAGAAATTCTTGTTCAAAGATTATTCTTTGAGCTCTTTCCCTTCTTAAAGCTTTCATATGTGATCACAAATCAGGCCATTATAGAAGCAATGGAAGGGGAGAAGATGGTTCATATCATAGATCTAAATTCATTTGAACCTGCTCAGTGGATAAATCTTCTTCAAACATTAAGTGCACGGCCTGAAGGCCCTCCTCATTTGAGAATAACAGGTATTCATGAGCAGAAGGAGGTGTTGGAGCAAATGGCTCTTCGATTGACAGAAGAAGCTGAAAAGCTGGACATCCCATTTCAGTTCAATCCTATTGTGAGCAAACTAGAGAATCTTGACCTTGAAAATTTGCGTGTTAAGACTGGAGAAGCTCTTGCTGTCAGTTCTGTACTCCAGCTGCATACTCTATTGGCAATGGATGATGAGATGCATAGAAGGAACTCTCCATCAGGATATAAGAATCCAAACTCTAACCATTTTCAGAGAGTACAGATTAATCAAAACCGACGCACTCTCGGTGATTGGCTTGAGAGAGATGTGGTTAATGCCTATAGCTCAAGTCCTGACACAGCATTATCCCCACTATCTCTTGCTGCTTCACCAAAGATGGGCAGCTTTCTAAATGCACTTAGGAGTCTCTCACCAAAATTGATGGTGATAACTGAGCAAGAATCAAATCATAATGGGTTTAATTTAATGGAGAGGGTCACAGAAGCATTGAATTTTTATGCTGCGCTATTTGATTGTTTGGAGTCTACTGTATCAAGAGTATCATTAGAGCGGCATAAGGTTGAGAAGATGCTATTTGGGGAGGAAATTAAGAACATCATTGCTTGTGAGGGAACTGATAGAAAGGAGAGGCATGAGAAGTTGGAAAAGTGGATTCTAAGGCTTGAGTTGACTGGATTCGGGATCATTCCTCTGAGCTACCATGGTAGGCTGCAGGCAAACAGGTTTTTGCAGAGTTATGGCTACGACGGatataaaatcaaagaagaaaacgGATGTTTAGTTATTTGCTGGCAGGATAGACCGCTTTTCTCTGTGTCAGCTTGGAGATTCAGGAGGTAA